Sequence from the Herbaspirillum sp. meg3 genome:
CGTATTCGATATTGCGGATGGCCGGGGCATAGCGCACGTCGGCATCTGCACGCAAGGCGTTGAGCAAGACAGCGATGGACTGGTCAGTTTGCGCGCGTGCAGCCTGAAGTTTTTGGGACAACTGCGGCAGGTCGGCGATCTCTCCACCCATCAGCGCATTTGACGGACCTCGTTCGATGGAGGTCTTTTCCATGGCAATCATGATGAGCTGCACCACCCGCACGGTTTCGACGCTGCGAGCGCCGCGGCGATACTGGCCCCACTCGCTGGAGACAATCCTTGCGGTCAGAGCAAGCAAAATCAACATGAGTGCAACCGAGATTAACCAGAACAAGCGATTCAGCGACATCTTATTACCTTCGAAATACCCGCAGAATGGTGAAAATTGCAAATTAATCAACTTTCAACGACCGCCATTATAGGGTAGCAGTCCGCAATTGCTCATTCTTCAGGCACAAAGCAACAAACCCAGCCCTAAATAAAGCCAGCAATGATCCAGGCGCAATAACAACAAGAATCAATTTTTCTGAAAGCAGCAGAGGCAACAAATGCGATAGGCCCACAGCATGCCTGCAATCGATCGGCAATGGATCTGAAATAACCGCGCACAGTCTGGACAGCAAAACGCCCGCATAAAGCGGGCGTTGCTTGTATCTTGGCGGAGAGGGTGGGATTCGAACCCACGGTACGGGAAACCGTACGCCTGATTTCGAGTCAGGTACATTCGACCACTCTGCCACCTCTCCGGTTAACCTAGTCGAAATTACTGCCCGAGGGCAGCAAAGCAAAAGATTATAGCAGAACCATTTTAAAGATGGAAATAGGTCTGTACTGTTTTTCTATAAATTTTATTCCCGATGCGTTCAGAAAACATGTCGAAAATAATTTACGTATCATCATCTTGTCATAAATCTCCACTAGGATCAGACGTTGCCCGCCGCTCGGATGTGGCATTCATACTTACTGATGGTTGGACCCCGTGGACCTGACAATGGCACCTTTTGCCGCACATGATTTCGAAAGCAGCCTTCCGCCCTTCCCTGCCGCGCATGCCGGCGAGGCAGACGGTATCAGCCATGCTCGCCAAACAGAAGAACAGCAAGATTCGCAACTGCTGTCTCATCTTCATGAAATCATTGCGCAACGGAGCCTGACAGCCCTTTTCCAGCCGATCATTCGCATGCGCAGCGGCGAGATCGTCGGCTACGAAGGCCTGATCCGCGGCCCGTCCAATAGCCCTCTGCATTCGCCGTTGAATCTGTTCAAAGTCGCGCGCGCCAACAAGTTGTCGGTGCAGGTCGAGCATCTGTGCCGTCATATCGTCATGGCGCAGTTCGCGCAGTCCGGCTTACCGGGGAATCTGTTTCTCAACGTCAGCCCCGGCGCCCTGGTGCAACCGGAAGCCATCCAGGGCGAAACACTGCGCCATCTGGAAAAACTCGGCATCAACCCGCAACGCATCATCATCGAGCTGACTGAAAACGAACCGACCTACGACTACCAGTTGCTGCGTAACGCCGCCATGCACTACCGCGACATGGGATTTCAGATTGCGATCGACGATCTTGGCGAAGGGTTTTCCAGCCTGCGCCTGTGGTCGGAATTGCAACCGGAATATGTCAAAGTCGATATGCACTTCATCCAGGGCATCAACAACGACCCGATGAAACTCCAGTTCGTGCGTTCCATTCAGGAAATCGCCGAAAAGTCCGGCTCCATCGTCATCGCCGAAGGCATCGAAACACAAGCTGAATTGCTGACCATTCGCGACCTCGGCATCGCCTGCGGCCAGGGTTATCACATCGCGCGGCCGCACGCCAATCCAAAGACCGTGGTCGGCGATGACATCAGCAAGATCCTGCGCCGCGACAAGGTGCCGCTGGTCACACAAAAACATGGCCCGACCAAAAAGAGCGCCACCGTCTTCAAGCTGCTGCGTGAAACACGCTATGTATCCCCTGTCGTCCCCAACGACGAAGTTTACGACCTCTTCGTCAACGACCCGCAATTGCAGGCTTTGCCGGTCGTCAGCAACGGCATTCCGGTTGGTCTGATCAATCGCTATAGCATGGTGGAACGTTTCGCCCGCCTGTACGGCCGCG
This genomic interval carries:
- a CDS encoding GGDEF domain-containing protein, with the translated sequence MAPFAAHDFESSLPPFPAAHAGEADGISHARQTEEQQDSQLLSHLHEIIAQRSLTALFQPIIRMRSGEIVGYEGLIRGPSNSPLHSPLNLFKVARANKLSVQVEHLCRHIVMAQFAQSGLPGNLFLNVSPGALVQPEAIQGETLRHLEKLGINPQRIIIELTENEPTYDYQLLRNAAMHYRDMGFQIAIDDLGEGFSSLRLWSELQPEYVKVDMHFIQGINNDPMKLQFVRSIQEIAEKSGSIVIAEGIETQAELLTIRDLGIACGQGYHIARPHANPKTVVGDDISKILRRDKVPLVTQKHGPTKKSATVFKLLRETRYVSPVVPNDEVYDLFVNDPQLQALPVVSNGIPVGLINRYSMVERFARLYGRELYGKKSCTFFMDPNPLLTEQDTSLQDLSHMLVQAESHHLSNGFIIVDQGQYVGMGTGHDLLREITQMQIEAARYANPLTQLPGNVPINEHIEFLLQSGVEFCICYCDLDHFKPFNDVYGYRKGDDMIQLTGRTLSQYCDPQLDFIGHIGGDDFLIMFQSEDWEYRCQAMLDAFSTASQSFYYMEDKERGGYYSEDRQGNRVLHPLVSLSLGAVKIEPSQYSSPHQIASAATKAKKQAKKTPGNSLFIERRVPATFSWAM